The sequence AGAAGAGCTCAAAAGATGGAATACACTAATTGATTCTACTTTTTTAACTCGAGTAATGGATGATTTGACGGCGGATTGCCTTGATATTGTAACGGAACTATGGGTGAAGAGTGCGGAAAATGATAAGACTATTGTGCCTGTACATTATGAACAAATATTAGATATGTGTAATATGAAACAAATCAAGAATGGTAAGGCTTATTATCGAAAAGATGACAGATTAAAGATTATGGAGCGTTTAGCTGCTCTTGCAAGTATTTTTATTTATGTCAATGAAGATAATGAGATCGTAATATTGAATGAAGAGGATCCAAATGAAACCTTAGCTTATAAAAAGCAAAGAATTAGAAGGTTATTTGTAATGGACGAAATTATCATTGCAAAAGATATTGATACGGATAGAACATTAGGTATAGAGAGCATGAACGTTACACCAGGTAGCTTTTTATCAAAATATCTATACGGTTCTGAGAAACTAACAGGTTTACTATCTAAGAAAGCACTGGAGTATAACAGCAAGCAGCAGAGATATCATAAAAGATTAACCAGATATCTAAGTTGGCGTTGGCGTATCCAACAGTCATATCAACATCTAACACATTCATATAGTATTGGTGGTCCTAAGGGGATACTTCAAGTTATGGAGATAAGTATGAATAGAAAACCAAGTCTAATAAGACAAGTTTTTGAAAAAACGTTAGATGATCTTATGAGGGACCAAGTAATTCAAGAATGGAAATACTCTCCCGAAATTGATGAAGAAAAATGTAAGGGGAAAAACTGGTTTGAAAATTACTGGTTAAAATTGAAAGTAATCATTTCTCCTACAAATGAGCTTGTGAAACTACAACAAGAGTTGATTACTAAGAAAAGTAAGCAGCAGGCACCATTAATCATCGAGATGGAAGAAAGGCCACCTGCAATTGAAGAGAAGTCAATAAGTATATTAAATCAAGAAATTCCTAATAGCATCGAGTTCTATATTGAAAAGATGAACACGTATAAAGAGAAGAATAATAAAAGTATTCGTGAGTTAGCGAAAGAAATAGATATTTCGTATTCAACGCTTTCAAGAATGTTATCTGGTAAAAGAAAACGATTAAATGATGACACCAAAAACAAATTAGATAAGTGGATCGAGAGACAAGAAGTAATGAATTTATTGTAGGATTAAAGAATTATGTATTTTATGGGGGCGACTTATAATTGACAAGAGATGTTGAAGGGATTTTTCAAGAAAAGTTAACAATGTACCCGCATTTAAAAGCCATTCGTGAACGACTTTGGATGAAAGATAGAAAAAGTAGAGTATCAGTTATGGTTGGAGCTGGTTTTAGCTTAAATGCAAAAAGGGTTGAGGCTACATTTGAAGGAATGGCTCTATGGCCGGATTTAAAAAAACGGCTAATTAAAGATTTAAT comes from Bacillus cereus group sp. RP43 and encodes:
- a CDS encoding helix-turn-helix domain-containing protein; protein product: MEKLKVLFQNTLYIAYPLFTGVEGSERVLNKWQHFYQDVERDLQRIYNSTYSSQTFERLVKWVSKKEALGLSAIDILPKLDNHKEEIFECLKDDLYMEFGIKLPVVAKEVPLDSEAKSDYIERSNAGFMYHLSDTIAKNKFTDDQDKNVRIAQLQDKQNSLVVVSSHDDGDMKLQREELKRWNTLIDSTFLTRVMDDLTADCLDIVTELWVKSAENDKTIVPVHYEQILDMCNMKQIKNGKAYYRKDDRLKIMERLAALASIFIYVNEDNEIVILNEEDPNETLAYKKQRIRRLFVMDEIIIAKDIDTDRTLGIESMNVTPGSFLSKYLYGSEKLTGLLSKKALEYNSKQQRYHKRLTRYLSWRWRIQQSYQHLTHSYSIGGPKGILQVMEISMNRKPSLIRQVFEKTLDDLMRDQVIQEWKYSPEIDEEKCKGKNWFENYWLKLKVIISPTNELVKLQQELITKKSKQQAPLIIEMEERPPAIEEKSISILNQEIPNSIEFYIEKMNTYKEKNNKSIRELAKEIDISYSTLSRMLSGKRKRLNDDTKNKLDKWIERQEVMNLL